From one Candidatus Latescibacter sp. genomic stretch:
- a CDS encoding response regulator transcription factor has product MTKKTNLIIIEDNRLLRDGITAMINKQPDLKMMAAFGESETTLTKVSDLKPCVLLLDFSLPNQDSFELMKSLKKNCPETKVIIMDIVPLQSDIVTFIKAGAAGFLLKDASTNDFLNTIRLVADGEKVLPP; this is encoded by the coding sequence ATGACTAAAAAAACAAATTTAATAATTATTGAAGATAATCGCCTTCTGCGTGACGGTATCACGGCGATGATCAATAAACAGCCTGATCTCAAAATGATGGCTGCATTTGGAGAGAGCGAGACAACTCTGACGAAAGTTAGTGATTTGAAACCCTGTGTGTTGCTTCTGGATTTCAGTTTACCAAATCAAGACAGTTTTGAATTAATGAAATCGTTGAAGAAGAACTGTCCAGAGACAAAAGTGATTATAATGGATATTGTTCCATTGCAGTCCGATATCGTTACTTTTATAAAAGCGGGAGCAGCGGGGTTTCTCCTTAAAGATGCCTCGACGAACGATTTTCTTAATACGATTCGATTGGTTGCTGATGGTGAAAAAGTTTTGCCGCCC